The window TCTGAAAAGTGGAAGTACTATGTAATAGAGCTGAACAAAATCCAAAAGCATCATAACATACAATATAAACTAGCACCAACTTGCATCTTATTAAAGCCCAAGCTTTGTCAACATTCATCTTTTAATAGAGCGACGCTTGTTGTGTTGTACTGGAACTCATATTGTCACACGAAACTGATCAGAGATTAAACAGATTCTCACACGAGAGTAAGTTAACACTGTAATTAGGAACTGCGTGTTGCTTGTGTTGCCATTAAAAAGATATTGTGTAGCAGAGACTGAAACAATGTGCAGCCTATCAATTCTTGCattacagaaaaatgtaaacattgacCATAGAAAGGagattttgtttatattatttatactttGACAGACCCACATGCTCATAATATTCAATGTCCCAGGTGCTCATGTCAAATATTTGCAGAAGACACAACGTTTTATTCTAATGAAACAAAATCATCGTTAAATCAAATTGTTACTTTCTTGTTTGACATCTGTGCcaaaagattttctttttttcttgcacaaTTGTCAATTTTGACTTATAAGGGTGTAAGCTGTGTCCAACGTTGAGCagctttttgttaaaataaaagtaaatttcCTGAGAATTTACATTTCATCACATATCAATAAGCTGTATAGCAGAGTTGGCAGACAGATGCAGGCACTACTAATCATCTGAATCAAGTCACTACACATTTCCACATGCATGCCCTGATAATCGAAACCagatggagaaaagaaagatgtaCTGCCTTCTTCACAAGAAATACAAATCACAACTTCCTCCTGTGGCACTATCGTacaacttttttattgtcaagctagtgagctttttttctcaaagcTCACTAGCTTTGAGGAGAGAAAATCTGACTGACTTTCTATTGGCAGCACTGAaacccctttttctttttcttacagtAAATGCCACAGCAGGTCTTAGTGCATCATCTCAAGTCTTCATGAGGTCGCTGCACTCTCAACTAGAACTAACAGCAAACTACCGCCAAgctaacagaaaataaactacattacTACCAATCTGACACCACTGTATATTTACTATAGAAACTGCGAACACACAATGACAGCCCTCCAGCTTCAAAGACTTGAGTATCAGTAGGATTGTATCCATCTTAATGCAAATTCAGGGGATATTTAACAAAGTCAGGCCACTTGTTTCTAGAATGCTATTGTTCCTGATCCTTTCCCAGATCAGTTTTCATGTCTGTATGATTTCAGCCAACTGGAAATGCTGTAAATGACAAATGTATAATGCTCATAACTATTTTAAGTTCATCCACAAGCAGCATTTGATACGAGGTGTGATTAACCAGCCCTCACAGTCATCCATGTTGAGAGAGAAGAACCGACTAGTGATTTAGTGTGAGAAGATGGCCCAGagtacacacacttacacaaaccAAACCGCATTTAATTAATTAGTGTCACCTGTTAGCTTCCAGTTCAACTCAACCAGAAATTAATTCTctaaaactattttcattaCCTCTCTTgcatacaacaaacaaaaaaatgaatgcagatcCAACAGCAAAAGTTCAACACTGCACTGATTGCAAGCATGTGTAAATTAGGGCGACAACTTGCTGTCGCCTTCCCAGGCATAAGCATTTACtatgcttttcatttttaactatGGCATCATTCTTATTCTTAAAGCTTGTCTTCCACAAAACAGttgaaggttaaaaaaaaaaaacgagaaaaaagaaactcacTTCTGCTTGTCCTTAAATTTCCACACACTTTTCTTTGCCATTTAGATTTAAGACTGAAGTGCGTTATTCACCAAACTAGCTGCAAAGCTATCCAAACCATCATCTTCAGTTCAGTGCTCCCGACCTCACAGACAAGACAAGTCCTCATCAGGTTCTCCTGTCCTTTGCAGAGGCAGAGCTGTGGACTCACTGCCCCTCTGGCTTTGATTTTAACGAGTCGGGTTGAGCATTGGGCGGATGAAGGGAGCGCCCAGACTTAGGGGGGCTGTTGGTTCCCTCTACAAACATGTTAGGGATGTCCTGGCCAAAGTAGATCTTACTGTTAGCCGCTATGGCCTGGTACTTCATCAGCTCCATGTACTCAGGGGTTAACTTCGCCTGTAAAGATTTAGAAGAAAGACAACAGTATGAGAGGATTAGATTTAGGCTGGGTCATTATCAGAGAGCATTATATTACTGGACTCCGAACCGTTTGCAGCCTCATCGGGGCTTCGCCGATGAGgtaacaaacatgtttgatATTGTTTGATAACATCAGTATTTTCCAAGCAAGACCATTACAGCCAATGAGAGAGACAAGCTGGAGCAGCTGACAGTGTTTCCAAGCAACACAATAATCTTAATATCTTGTATTGTGTGATTCgccattatttttaaatcttctaGTGGGTGCATTGTTGAGATTATTGAGAAGAGTATGTGTGTGATTCAACCTGATTTCAAAAGCGGTTGGATTTTAGAACTTCTGTAGTCCTGTTTTAATCTGACCTGACGATGTACAGCAGGGCTAAAAGTGAATGCAACATTGCTGCTGGCTTTTGGCTGTGGAGGATttgtttcctaaaaaaaaattcaaattctgTGTGGAGGTGGTTGATAACTTAAACATTCAGAGAAAAGAGCTGAGGTGTGACAGCACACATCAACAGCCACATACTCCAACATattaactacaaaaaaaaaaatatatatatatatatatatatattatatattatattaatcgATCACAATATGGTACGCACCCCTTTTTGTGATTCCACAGAGTAACCCTTTctaatgacattaaaaaatgtaaataaaatttAAGTTGATAAAGTGGAGGGAAACAGTCTGTCACAGGCAGGTGGGGATGTAGGAGAAAAAATGATTTCGACAGGGCCTTTGCATTAACGACACTCATCAGATAATTATCTTAGCCACGGCTCTGCCTCAACAACCACCGACAGAGTACATGTGGCTGGCGGTATAAATCTGACATCATCTGCTGAATTATGTTATTACAATAAGATTACTATTGTACTGTAATAGTAATTATATTGTAGCTTACACAAATATACCTCCCAATTTTGTAACTTTATCTTAAGGCCATTAGATTAGATgttgtcatgtgtgtgtctatgtatgaAATTATgtcaacagcatttttttttttaccctgtttGCGTCAGCAAACTTGGCAGCGGAGTAATACTCAGCATCAGCTTTGGCCTTCTCTCTCGCCAAGTAGGCAGAATCTGAAACAAAGAGATAGTGTTGAATGAGACAGGCACATGACACACCAGTTTATCAGTCGCCACCGGATACAGGAACACATAAATCCATCTCAGAGGAGAGAACTGAAAATGAGGCTAACCCTCTATTTGAGAGATCCTCttctccgtctctttctccATCACCTTCTGTTGGAAATGGATCTCTGCTACCTGGGCCACTTTCTGAGCCTCTATGGGGCAGAAAAACATGTGAGCTTCAACAGATGTACACAAGGTTGAGGGAGATGGCAGGGTTACACATGAGTGAATAAAAAGGGGAAACTGCTAAAATTGTAATGACCGCCATGCAAATGAAGACCGAGTTGGCTGATTTACAGTAAACAGCATCACATTTACCAATAATGGCCCTCTTTCTTTCCGTCTCGGCTTCCTTTTCCACCACCCTCTGAGTCTGAGCTGTTATTAGCAGACGAGTCTTCTCTGCCTCCCTGCGTatacaacacacaaacagaaaaaaaaggttctcgcaaatattttactttctgTGTGGTCTAAACTTGAGTGGGTGGGTAACAGGCAAGAATTTAAAACATGCACCAAGACTGCGCTACTCAGTACAGATTTACAAACTCACATGAGTTCAAAGTTCCTCCTGATAGATTCAGGGATCTTCGGCTTGGTAACACGGACTGCCTTTATCAGGATGTTGAAAcagtgcagagaaaaaaaagaaaagaaagaaaaataaattgaccCTTCAATTAATCTGACAATATATTTCACAGAGAGCTGTTATCAGGCTAGTTCGGGTTTTCAATTTAGAATTGGTCTACTGGTATCTGTTCAGAGATGAGGGGAAGATTGATAAGGAGGAAAGTTATGTCACCTACAACTACTGTCATGTTATGGTTGCGTTTTAATGTGTGTCTTTTGGGCAACATGTTAAAATTTTACCCAATGTCATTCAAAAACCACAGTACCAGAGAGTATATTGGCATTGGCTCACAGCTCAAGCTGGATTGATAAGGAGAAGACTGCTACTTCGTTCTTTAACTTCCTTATTGCCGTCTTCAATTCGAATTACCTCCACCAGTATCAGAGACTTGTAGGAGAAAACACGAGTTGCAagagctgaccaatcacagttCTTGCACACAAGGCGTCACATGGTGTCTTTGACTACGGAACAGTCCTCAGCAAAACTACAGCCTATAAGTACTTAGGCTCTGTAGTAACGCCATAACCCTGTATGCACAACTATAAATCCAGCTTAAATCTTGTAATTCGTTGCAAcatgccattttattttgtaaccaGCATATTTAAACCTTGAGCAAGTTGTCTTTCTACTTAATGTGTCCTGCAAGTTATGAGTGTACGTGTTTAAATACCTGTATTGTAAGTCCAGGTGCCATAACAGTAAGATCTTTCTGCAAAGCAGTCTTCAGGTTCTCATCGATAATATCTGCAGGACAAAAAACAGCCGCTGTTTGAATACACTACATGCTGTGTatcaagacaaaacacacagcagaagtTGCCTTTTATGTATAGCATTAAAATAAAGCAattctgtctgttttattaGACAGATATATTCTCTATTGTGCTTTTCCAAGGAAATGTGTTGCCACAGCAGCAAAAGCGTACTCACCAAACAACTCAATGTAGACCTCCTGTAGTGTGTGTACACTGCAGAACTGATTGAGTTCATGGTGAATCTTGTTGAATATTAGAGTTTTGTCATAATCAGCTGTGTAGTTCCTCACAATTTCCACCActgcaaataaatgaacaaatacaacAGTTGTTGTAATGCCATGCAGCTGGCAGGGTTAAGAAGTCAATCAAATAAGGAacttttcaatgaaaataatgaaacatgttttacctGCGAAAGGGACGAGCATGTTAACGACTTCTATTCTGTCAAAATAGATCATCACACCACCactgtaaagaaaagaaaagaaaagaaagtgttCATCTTAATGTTATATACAGAAATGATTTTCATGAATTGATCAATCTCTTTACAGCAACATCAATAAGCTCAGTCTTACCTTGTTCCACAAGGCACATTCTTGATCTCATCAGTTTGGAGAGTGGTCTAAAACGCAAAAATGTAACTATCACAtgacatgataataataaagattaTTCTCAAACAACACAGGCCCTTTTATAAACATTTATCGGGATTTACCATGTGACAAGATCAATTTTCCAAGTTTATGTTActagtttatatttaaaaaaaatactaattgaTAAAGTAGTGCACActgtttcattattatatactatattttcTCAAATTTCACCTTTCACGCAAACGAAGGTGAGCATGGATTGAATGTGATTTACAATGGATTTTTGGgttgttggtaaaaaaaacaaaagaaaaacaacaggcGCTGTTGTGCTGGTCACAGCTGATGAGGATCCAAATAAATGAACAAGTAAAGTCTACAACCTGAATATTATTTCAATAACTATGTTAGCTCAAATAACATGAAAGGTTGATCAAAAATATCTCAGTGGCATAAGcctttaaataatataatgatcATTTAACTTAATTATAATCAGTTTGTCAATTTCAAAAGATTCAATTCTATGCATATTTAGTAGAGCAACAAACGGTTtattaacttaacttaaaataaaGCCACCGCAGCCATGGTTGAATGCTAACTGTTTGCATGCTGCAGCTGATTTATTTATAGAAGATCCCATTCTGGTTTTTATGCATCAGCACCTTCTGGTTGACTGTTCGCTGCACATGCCTCTGCTAACAGGCCAAGTTCCAGGGCTGAAAGGTAAGTTTACCTGCACTGATCTGAATGTGGTAATGAAAGGCAGCATAATGTGATATCCAGGACCGTTTGGAGAGGTCAGCAATGCCCCACccctaaaacaaaaacaaacaaatcattggTCACTTCACATTAGATTATCTACTGACTATATTTATAGAGGGTGGACAAAAGCAAAGGACTGAAAGTTGTTTACTCGGGTGTAACAGAAATGTTTGAGGGTGTAGTTGAAAAACTTTGCATTAAATCACAGGGTGTCCTGCTTTGTCCAACtaatgaacaaatataaaaaatgaaggcCTTATATCTAAGTTACATCCCATATATTATATTGTAGTTGGGAAGTTAAATATACCTTTCTGCAGGGACCAGTGAAATGTAATCTTAATCACCGTGTTGGATCAGTCCGTGTAACATTAGATTAATATGTACAAATGCAGAGACTTGTGGGAGCGCCTCCGATGCTCAAGTCTGGACCGGACAATCCCAAGCTATGATGTTTGGCAAGggccttcttttctctctctctttggtgTAACAGCTTGGAGCATGCAAGCCTAAGTATCccaaataatatttacatatccagacaaaatgtatgtatcattatcaggaaaaaaacaacaacatgtaatCCATattctgagtatatatatatttgtcaggCACAGATACTAAGGGTCCGTGTTTTGATACCTGTAGTACACAGCAAGGTGTCCTTCTTCTATCTTGTGAATGGAGGAGTGCAACATGATGGCCATCACTCCTGCTATTGCTCCAAATACTGCCCCCACATGCGGCATCGTCATCCTCGCAAGTACTTATCTAAAAAGGCACAGAAAGAAGCATaaacagactgaaatatttatacAACAAAGTTTACTCGGGGCACCTTTCGTCCTGAGGTCCGACCTGCATACACAGTCGGTTACCAGTGTGTTTGGTAAACCTAGCGAAAACTAAAAACAGTCTCACACAATAATCCTGCGATAAATCTTACGGTGGTCGACTTGGTGCTGTTTAATAACTTTATGCTCAAAAATGTATGGTCTGAGCTGCGGAATTGTATCACATTATACTGGAAGGTAAATCTAATATTTAGTCTATCCTCAAATGGAGTGGACAAACaactataaaatattatatatacacctCGCAAttatcccccccctccctccctcagaaaaacaatgaatgggtagagaatgtattttaaagcacTTTCACTGAGCTTTGTTTGACAAACTTTGCACAGGGTGCAActgcatatacagtaccagtcaaaagtttggacacactttctcattcaatgttttttgtttattttttcctacattgtagattaatattgaagacatccacactatgaaggaacacatatggaattatgtggtaaacaaacaaatgctcaacaaaccagaatatgttttatattcttcaaagtagttgaatgagaaggtgtgtccaaacttttgactggtactgtatgtattctATTGAACACATTAGTATTAAGGAACTTAATTGCATCTTTGTGATTAAAGCAAGATTAAGAAATGCTCTTTAAGTGTTGCTTGGTTGTGTcgtttttaaatgaacagttaaaTAAGTATAAGTGCAACATTATACCAATGTTACACAGCTTGTTA is drawn from Anoplopoma fimbria isolate UVic2021 breed Golden Eagle Sablefish chromosome 6, Afim_UVic_2022, whole genome shotgun sequence and contains these coding sequences:
- the erlin1 gene encoding erlin-1, with product MTMPHVGAVFGAIAGVMAIMLHSSIHKIEEGHLAVYYRGGALLTSPNGPGYHIMLPFITTFRSVQTTLQTDEIKNVPCGTSGGVMIYFDRIEVVNMLVPFAVVEIVRNYTADYDKTLIFNKIHHELNQFCSVHTLQEVYIELFDIIDENLKTALQKDLTVMAPGLTIQAVRVTKPKIPESIRRNFELMEAEKTRLLITAQTQRVVEKEAETERKRAIIEAQKVAQVAEIHFQQKVMEKETEKRISQIEDSAYLAREKAKADAEYYSAAKFADANRAKLTPEYMELMKYQAIAANSKIYFGQDIPNMFVEGTNSPPKSGRSLHPPNAQPDSLKSKPEGQ